From the genome of Nitrospinota bacterium:
TTCGATGGATACATTCAAATTGTTTTTTGCACGAGTCAGCTGGTTTTGGTTCGCTCCCACCCGGCCTCTTATTTGATTGAGGGTGTCAATAGCATCGGTCAAGGTTCCAATGGCATTCAGTGTTGTCGCCTCGGTATCAATGGACTCAGTGTCGAGTCCGAAGGCTTGGCTGGTGGCTGCGGTTACATTTAAGGACTCGTTGATATTAATTCGACTCTCTGTAGAGGAGTCGAGCCCGATTTGAAGGACAATCGATTCTGCAGACCCTGCTGCAAGGGAACCATCGATGAGTTTTTGACCATTGAACTCTGTGGTGTTCGCAATCCGATCCAGTTCTTTAGTGAGTGCTTCGAATTCCAACTGGATGGTTTTACGCTCTGTATCCCCAATGGTTCCGGTTGCGGATTGAGCTGCCAGTTCTCGCAATCGAATGAGGATACCGGCCTGTTCGTTCAAAGCGCCGTCGATTGTGTTGATCAATGCCAAGCCGTCGTTAAGGTTTCTGGCGCCTTGTTTTAAAGTTTGAATATCGGAATTTAGTCCCTCCGATATAGCCAGTCCGGCAGCATCATCTGAACTATTGTTGATGCGGATGCCTGAGGCAATGCGGGCAATTGAGGTTCCCAACTGAGACCGGCTTGACTCTAGTGACCTCTGAGCGTTGAGTGAAGATAAATTACTAAAAATTTGCAATGACATTTCTTTTCCTCCCTGAAAAGGTGTGGTTCTGTTTCATGTCCCATAAAAGATCAGCTTCCATGCTGAGCTCATTTGTTTAGTTTACTGAAGTAGCTGTAACACGGCCTGAGGTATCAGGTTAGCCTGTCCCACCATGGCGGTCGCCGCCTGCACCAGAATTTGATTTCGGGTCAGGAATGCAACTTCTTCTGCGATATCTGCATCCCGGATAGCGGATTCAGCAGCAGAAAGGTTTTCGACGGTGATGGATAGGTTGGCGATGGTACGAACCAACCGGTTCTGCACCGCACCCACCTTACCTCGCCCTTGCGTGACGGTGGAGATCGACGTGTTAAACGTTTCGAGAGCGGTGAGCGCCGCACCGGCGGTGGTTACGGATAGGTTGGCAATGCCCAGGCTGGAAGAGGTGATTGCCTGTAAATCCACTTCCGCATTCAAGTTGATCCGGCTGTTGACGGTGGAGTCGATTCCCACCTGGATCAGAATGTGGTTGGTGCTGGAAACGGCGGATGCGAGAGAACCATCGACCAGTTTTTGTCCATTGAATTCCGTGGTGGCCGCAATCCGGTCGATCTCGTTGCGAAGCGCGTCAAACTCCAATTGAATGGTTTGACGTTCATTAGAACCAACGGTTCCCGTTGCGGCTTGAGAAGAAAGTTCCCGGAGCCGAATGAGGATACCGGATTGCTCGTTCAGTGCGCCTTCGGTAACATTGATG
Proteins encoded in this window:
- a CDS encoding flagellin, whose amino-acid sequence is MPIRIFNNIPSLNAQRILGINNDRLATSVERIASGIRINRGADDAAGLAISEALRSDIRALRQAIRNANDGISLINVTEGALNEQSGILIRLRELSSQAATGTVGSNERQTIQLEFDALRNEIDRIAATTEFNGQKLVDGSLASAVSSTNHILIQVGIDSTVNSRINLNAEVDLQAITSSSLGIANLSVTTAGAALTALETFNTSISTVTQGRGKVGAVQNRLVRTIANLSITVENLSAAESAIRDADIAEEVAFLTRNQILVQAATAMVGQANLIPQAVLQLLQ
- a CDS encoding flagellin, whose protein sequence is MSLQIFSNLSSLNAQRSLESSRSQLGTSIARIASGIRINNSSDDAAGLAISEGLNSDIQTLKQGARNLNDGLALINTIDGALNEQAGILIRLRELAAQSATGTIGDTERKTIQLEFEALTKELDRIANTTEFNGQKLIDGSLAAGSAESIVLQIGLDSSTESRININESLNVTAATSQAFGLDTESIDTEATTLNAIGTLTDAIDTLNQIRGRVGANQNQLTRAKNNLNVSIEGLTTALTTIRDADLAEELASLTKNQILVQSGAAMVGQANLTPQSALTLLQP